Proteins from a genomic interval of Xylocopa sonorina isolate GNS202 chromosome 6, iyXylSono1_principal, whole genome shotgun sequence:
- the Wake gene encoding ankyrin repeat and fibronectin type III domain containing protein wide awake isoform X4, with protein MEFLEGFGKKKQQANQQSNNISSVHINPLTAQSLNIHLHALFAAVEHGHLDKARTILESTDVDVNSVNSDGLSPLDVAVLSNNRPLAKMLVAFGAQEGNQFKSPESLGSHLASLLSEAEHRVQELGGNTSGSGGTTLLEPPSSHRSSFSSQHNNLTGCGGSAEDKQLALWERRARALRKMLLGFDQARPPDMPFLVAVDVTGTNSVTVRFQEPDSHDSPICTKFKVQWSIKEDFSVICGDREVLDMKQRECRIDDLTQGQKYYFRAAAGNLKGYSRFRNATPAHVTPSSWRDIDGRVPRFAGRLEQLNTLFTDIRRPEYTQETPAVQRRNHKKKTTIKQLFTATSKFQKNLRRGVFLACLLYHEDKVLVTNEDFLPVIEVDETYPSCIYNDFHWLMKVACTWDDVKVLRQDMEKSHSSSTNHFRIKLLQAAAQMQAALCIQDLGQLYHKPIRDIQGTLVFSTVNYIKSPKLISVLNSRWLPLSKVTKKVITHEDSNVADILIASIQEQMTYHQVSSIKLSKGLYLGYLKMQSSVDLIQVVVPAKSPNVLPHCKIRDNPHVSAEEWDYLKRITRIHASDSSVKDCEEKENVTNESQGTEQQKLFVDLVAATARRLFNHMEISPDDSLLHRLYDAEVIDLTHDVSFLIAVPPAETACCVPGTREILLQRGDLLSLPIQVFEMVHLNTYQKEVINRYSRLSCILELDTAQAQYNHREAFSSLELSVAKDKLARLQDLQSQVNTVWKGARWLIDVITFARDRGSSQQSGSSQAVGISMKHLLSLDRNRSNSNSLKRSLLQLPPRDPKLVKSSPGRGSWPGPNVTNSSSNLLTTEFSKSEQQLPSGQYIRKGSNTSNVSTGSEPPKSSVPMSSTSNLSNTTSAGSNNHLVPLQNTRLPPSKSEDTLILTKYKHSPRNRSATITSASASTSPLLSIKPMIYGGSLLSVSTAMTNTTSLLSVSNTNSDSLHSLSSDEYSTPNSSVCIKSGHAKSKPTKPTATVAAMATGSLESQLEEEKDEATMMPAPLPGILQVYAAYETGLASGTSLKLHVTPRTTAREVVNLVVKQLNMAVVLKGQEGPIYTADELPNFCLVAVIGARERCLRDDFKLLQLQNPWKKGRLYVRQKQDVLAALEHSSKHTAYL; from the exons ATGGAGTTCCTGGAGGGTTTCGGGAAGAAAAAACAGCAAGCAAATCAGCAGTCGAACAATATATCGTCGGTACACATCAATCCTCTAACAGCACAGTCTCTCAACATACACCTGCATG CTCTCTTCGCAGCCGTGGAACATGGCCACCTGGACAAAGCCAGAACAATTTTGGAATCGACAGACGTGGACGTGAACAG CGTGAACAGCGACGGCCTGTCACCCCTGGATGTCGCAGTGCTCAGCAACAACAGGCCGCTTGCAAAAATGCTGGTCGCGTTCGGCGCGCAGGAGGGCAACCAGT TCAAGTCACCGGAGTCCCTGGGCAGTCATTTGGCATCCTTACTGTCGGAGGCCGAGCACAGAGTTCAAGAACTCGGCGGCAACACTTCCGGTAGCGGTGGGACCACCCTTCTTGAGCCACCGAGCAGCCATAGATCAAGTTTTTCGTCGCAGCACAACAATCTCACGGGATGCGGCGGTAGCGCCGAGGACAAGCAATTGGCTTTATGGGAGAGGAGAGCCAGAGCGCTTAGAAAAATGTTGCTTGGATTTGATCAAGCGA GACCGCCAGATATGCCATTCTTGGTCGCAGTCGACGTCACAGGAACCAACTCGGTGACGGTGAGGTTCCAGGAGCCAGATTCCCATGATTCCCCAATTTGCACGAAATTCAAGGTGCAATGGAGCATAAAGGAGGACTTCTCGGTAATCTGTGGTGACAGAGAGGTTCTGGATATGAAACAGAGGGAATGTAGAATCGACGATCTCACCCAGGGCCAGAAGTACTATTTCCGTGCGGCTGCTGGCAATCTGAAGGGTTACAGCAGGTTCAGGAACGCGACTCCTGCTCACGTGACACCCAGCA GCTGGAGGGACATCGATGGCAGAGTGCCAAGGTTTGCCGGCCGATTAGAGCAATTGAACACTCTGTTCACGGACATAAGGCGGCCCGAGTACACCCAGGAGACGCCAGCCGTGCAGCGGCGTAATCACAAGAAGAAGACGACCATAAAGCAGCTGTTCACCGCGACCAGCAAGTTCCAGAAGAACCTCAGACGCGGCGTGTTCCTCGCCTGTTTGCTCTACCACGAGGACAAGGTGTTGGTGACCAACGAGGACTTTTTGCCTGTGATCGAAGTCGACGAGACTTATCCCAGTTGCATTTACAACGACTTCCATTGGCTGATGAAAGTCGCCTGTACTTGGGACGACGTGAAGGTTCTTCGCCAGGACATGGAGAAGAGCCACAGCAGCTCGACGAATCACTTCAGGATAAAACTGCTGCAGGCCGCTGCGCAAATGCAG GCAGCACTGTGTATACAAGACCTTGGACAATTATACCACAAGCCCATCAGAGATATTCAAGGCACCCTGGTCTTCTCCACGGTGAATTACATCAAGTCTCCGAAGTTGATCTCAGTGTTGAACAGCAGATGGCTGCCGTTGAGTAAAGTTACGAAAAAGGTGATTACCCACGAAGACAGCAATGTAGCAGATATTTTGATAGCCAGTATACAGGAGCAGATGACCTATCACCAAGTTAGCAGCATCAAGTTGTCGAAAGGGCTTTACCTTGGTTATCTGAAGATGCAGAGTAGCGTGGATCTTATTCAAGTCGTAGTACCGGCAAAATCGCCCAACGTTTTGCCACATTGCAAGATTCGAGACAACCCGCACGTCTCTGC CGAAGAATGGGATTACCTCAAAAGGATAACTCGTATTCATGCATCGGACAGTTCAGTGAAAGATTGCGAGGAGAAAGAAAACGTAACGAACGAGTCCCAAGGCACAGAACAGCAGAAGCTGTTCGTCGACCTGGTCGCGGCTACAGCCAGGCGATTGTTCAATCATATGGAGATCAGTCCTGATGATTCCTTGCTCCATCGTCTTTACGACGCTGAAGTTATCGACTTGACTCACGATGTGTCCTTTTTGATCGCCGTGCCTCCTGCAGAAACCGCCTGCTGTGTACCTGGAACCAGAGAAATCCTCCTTCAACGCGGAGATCTCTTGTCATTGCCCATTCAAGTGTTCGAGATGGTCCACCTGAACACCTATCAGAAAGAAGTGATCAACCGATACTCTAGATTGAGCTGCATCTTGGAACTGGACACAGCGCAGGCTCAGTACAATCACAGAGAAGCCTTCAGTTCACTAGAGTTGAGCGTAGCGAAGGATAAGTTAGCCAGGTTGCAAGATCTTCAGTCTCAAGTGAACACCGTGTGGAAAGGAGCCAGGTGGCTTATAGACGTGATCACGTTTGCGAGAGACCGCGGATCTTCACAGCAAAGC GGTTCGTCGCAGGCAGTCGGAATTTCAATGAAGCATCTGCTCAGCCTCGACAGAAACAGGAGCAACAGCAACAGCCTGAAGAGGAGCTTGCTCCAGTTACCACCGCGCGATCCGAAGCTGGTGAAATCTAGTCCAGGTCGTGGCAGCTGGCCAGGACCTAACGTGACCAATTCCTCCTCGAATTTGCTCACCACCGAGTTCAGTAAAAGCGAGCAACAATTACCCAGCGGCCAATACATCCGCAAAGGCAGCAACACGTCAAACGTCTCGACCGGCTCGGAACCGCCAAAGTCCTCTGTGCCCATGAGCAGCACCAGCAATCTTAGCAACACGACAAGCGCTGGCAGCAACAACCACCTGGTACCATTGCAGAACACGAGGTTACCGCCCTCCAAATCGGAGGATACACTGATTCTAACGAAATACAAACACAGTCCCAGAAATAGGTCAGCCACGATCACTTCCGCGTCGGCCAGCACCAGTCCTTTGCTCAGCATAAAGCCAATGATCTACGGTGGCTCGCTGCTAAGCGTCTCGACGGCAATGACAAACACGACGAGCCTGTTGAGCGTCAGCAATACCAATTCCGACAGTCTACACTCGCTGAGCAGCGACGAGTATTCGACGCCTAACTCGAGCGTTTGCATAAAGAGCGGCCACGCGAAGAGCAAGCCGACGAAACCGACGGCCACCGTCGCGGCCATGGCGACTGGCTCGTTGGAGAGTCAACTGGAGGAGGAGAAGGACGAGGCAACGATGATGCCAGCTCCTTTGCCTGGCATTCTTCAG GTTTACGCGGCCTACGAGACCGGGCTGGCCTCCGGTACCAGCTTGAAATTGCACGTGACACCGCGGACCACGGCCAGAGAAGTGGTGAACCTGGTTGTAAAGCAGCTGAACATGGCGGTCGTCTTGAAGGGGCAAGAGGGTCCCATCTACACGGCCGACGAGCTGCCGAATTTTTGCTTGGTGGCGGTGATCGGCGCCAGGGAACGTTGCCTCAGGGACGACTTCAAGCTGCTGCAACTGCAGAACCCCTGGAAGAAGGGACGATTGTACGTCAGACAGAAGCAAGACGTCCTCGCCGCCCTTGAGCACAGTAGCAAGCACACCGCGTATTTATAG
- the Wake gene encoding ankyrin repeat and fibronectin type III domain containing protein wide awake isoform X1 — MKFRKSSQSSPKMELLSRRSSNDRMSTLKRSRSFRASMKLMSKLRTHANLRLNAGFDPPLSSLRDQRTTKKGRGKPSHAEESASPVKTIENTEQSPSRNNEEPSNGPRDKRLGCSTESESNSRQITKELKSKLCLTDRIMGKARKDEKEKPSKKNSDTTSPRVTRIFRWKSNEDSSTISRDVEKREVLCAGNGPASYENPTFCLDSSLDSSVSSFLFESERSIRATHEIDYDEDSSEKYQQDAGLTVVVDCEWPEELQRGGSVDQRKSSATLNEETNFACDGNDSRPMFNSGKARSLSVNDVVLQDEEAASSFESNAKDGVVLDWRPPAADDPVTNSRKSTEKIRKTSVCSSKSCRIRTVDNIANFWTNARGGSFRSKVTMGRKKTMKDTREQESLGQDRSLVTSASGSKLYSLQGMEFLEGFGKKKQQANQQSNNISSVHINPLTAQSLNIHLHALFAAVEHGHLDKARTILESTDVDVNSVNSDGLSPLDVAVLSNNRPLAKMLVAFGAQEGNQFKSPESLGSHLASLLSEAEHRVQELGGNTSGSGGTTLLEPPSSHRSSFSSQHNNLTGCGGSAEDKQLALWERRARALRKMLLGFDQARPPDMPFLVAVDVTGTNSVTVRFQEPDSHDSPICTKFKVQWSIKEDFSVICGDREVLDMKQRECRIDDLTQGQKYYFRAAAGNLKGYSRFRNATPAHVTPSSWRDIDGRVPRFAGRLEQLNTLFTDIRRPEYTQETPAVQRRNHKKKTTIKQLFTATSKFQKNLRRGVFLACLLYHEDKVLVTNEDFLPVIEVDETYPSCIYNDFHWLMKVACTWDDVKVLRQDMEKSHSSSTNHFRIKLLQAAAQMQAALCIQDLGQLYHKPIRDIQGTLVFSTVNYIKSPKLISVLNSRWLPLSKVTKKVITHEDSNVADILIASIQEQMTYHQVSSIKLSKGLYLGYLKMQSSVDLIQVVVPAKSPNVLPHCKIRDNPHVSAEEWDYLKRITRIHASDSSVKDCEEKENVTNESQGTEQQKLFVDLVAATARRLFNHMEISPDDSLLHRLYDAEVIDLTHDVSFLIAVPPAETACCVPGTREILLQRGDLLSLPIQVFEMVHLNTYQKEVINRYSRLSCILELDTAQAQYNHREAFSSLELSVAKDKLARLQDLQSQVNTVWKGARWLIDVITFARDRGSSQQSGSSQAVGISMKHLLSLDRNRSNSNSLKRSLLQLPPRDPKLVKSSPGRGSWPGPNVTNSSSNLLTTEFSKSEQQLPSGQYIRKGSNTSNVSTGSEPPKSSVPMSSTSNLSNTTSAGSNNHLVPLQNTRLPPSKSEDTLILTKYKHSPRNRSATITSASASTSPLLSIKPMIYGGSLLSVSTAMTNTTSLLSVSNTNSDSLHSLSSDEYSTPNSSVCIKSGHAKSKPTKPTATVAAMATGSLESQLEEEKDEATMMPAPLPGILQVYAAYETGLASGTSLKLHVTPRTTAREVVNLVVKQLNMAVVLKGQEGPIYTADELPNFCLVAVIGARERCLRDDFKLLQLQNPWKKGRLYVRQKQDVLAALEHSSKHTAYL, encoded by the exons ATGAAATTTCGTAAATCGTCGCAGTCCAGTCCGAAAATGGAATTGCTCTCGAGACGGTCGTCCAACGACAGGATGTCGACCCTGAAACGGTCGAGGTCCTTTCGTGCGTCGATGAAACTGATGTCGAAGCTACGCACGCACGCAAATCTGCGTTTAAACGCGGGCTTCGACCCGCCTCTGTCGAGCCTGCGGGACCAGCGGACGACGAAGAAAGGGCGAGGCAAACCCTCCCACGCGGAGGAATCTGCGAGCCCGGTAAAAACCATCGAGAACACCGAGCAGAGTCCTTCGAGAAACAACGAGGAACCATCCAACGGTCCTCGAGACAAGCGTTTAGGTTGCTCGACCGAGTCGGAGTCCAACAGCCGGCAGATCACCAAAGAGCTGAAGAGCAAATTGTGCCTGACCGACAGGATAATGGGGAAGGCTCGAAAAGATGAGAAGGAGAAACCGTCGAAGAAAAATAGCGATACCACGTCGCCAAGGGTGACGCGAATATTTCGTTGGAAGAGCAACGAGGACAGCTCGACGATATCTCGGGACGTAGAAAAAAGAGAGGTCCTTTGCGCTGGCAATGGCCCCGCGTCCTACGAGAATCCCACCTTCTGTTTGGACAGCTCTCTGGACTCGTCCGTGTCAAGTTTCTTGTTCGAATCGGAGCGTTCCATTCGCGCGACGCACGAAATCGACTACGACGAGGATTCGTCAGAGAAATACCAGCAGGACGCTGGATTAACCGTGGTGGTCGATTGCGAGTGGCCGGAAGAGTTGCAACGAGGAGGCAGTGTTGACCAAAGGAAGAGTAGCGCGACGTTGAACGAGGAAACGAACTTCGCGTGCGATGGGAACGATTCCCGTCCCATGTTCAACAGCGGCAAGGCAAGAAGTTTGTCGGTGAACGACGTGGTCCTGCAGGACGAGGAGGCCGCGTCCAGCTTCGAATCGAACGCGAAGGACGGGGTGGTGCTCGATTGGCGGCCTCCCGCTGCAGACGATCCGGTCACCAACAGCCGCAAGTCGACCGAGAAGATTCGAAAAACCTCCGTTTGCTCGTCGAAGTCCTGCAGGATCAGGACGGTGGATAATATCGCGAACTTCTGGACGAACGCCCGCGGTGGCAGCTTCCGTAGCAAAGTCACGATGGGGAGGAAGAAGACGATGAAAGATACGAGGGAGCAGGAGTCCCTGGGACAAGACAGGAGTCTCGTTACGTCCGCTTCTGGATCAA AGCTGTACTCTTTGCAAGGGATGGAGTTCCTGGAGGGTTTCGGGAAGAAAAAACAGCAAGCAAATCAGCAGTCGAACAATATATCGTCGGTACACATCAATCCTCTAACAGCACAGTCTCTCAACATACACCTGCATG CTCTCTTCGCAGCCGTGGAACATGGCCACCTGGACAAAGCCAGAACAATTTTGGAATCGACAGACGTGGACGTGAACAG CGTGAACAGCGACGGCCTGTCACCCCTGGATGTCGCAGTGCTCAGCAACAACAGGCCGCTTGCAAAAATGCTGGTCGCGTTCGGCGCGCAGGAGGGCAACCAGT TCAAGTCACCGGAGTCCCTGGGCAGTCATTTGGCATCCTTACTGTCGGAGGCCGAGCACAGAGTTCAAGAACTCGGCGGCAACACTTCCGGTAGCGGTGGGACCACCCTTCTTGAGCCACCGAGCAGCCATAGATCAAGTTTTTCGTCGCAGCACAACAATCTCACGGGATGCGGCGGTAGCGCCGAGGACAAGCAATTGGCTTTATGGGAGAGGAGAGCCAGAGCGCTTAGAAAAATGTTGCTTGGATTTGATCAAGCGA GACCGCCAGATATGCCATTCTTGGTCGCAGTCGACGTCACAGGAACCAACTCGGTGACGGTGAGGTTCCAGGAGCCAGATTCCCATGATTCCCCAATTTGCACGAAATTCAAGGTGCAATGGAGCATAAAGGAGGACTTCTCGGTAATCTGTGGTGACAGAGAGGTTCTGGATATGAAACAGAGGGAATGTAGAATCGACGATCTCACCCAGGGCCAGAAGTACTATTTCCGTGCGGCTGCTGGCAATCTGAAGGGTTACAGCAGGTTCAGGAACGCGACTCCTGCTCACGTGACACCCAGCA GCTGGAGGGACATCGATGGCAGAGTGCCAAGGTTTGCCGGCCGATTAGAGCAATTGAACACTCTGTTCACGGACATAAGGCGGCCCGAGTACACCCAGGAGACGCCAGCCGTGCAGCGGCGTAATCACAAGAAGAAGACGACCATAAAGCAGCTGTTCACCGCGACCAGCAAGTTCCAGAAGAACCTCAGACGCGGCGTGTTCCTCGCCTGTTTGCTCTACCACGAGGACAAGGTGTTGGTGACCAACGAGGACTTTTTGCCTGTGATCGAAGTCGACGAGACTTATCCCAGTTGCATTTACAACGACTTCCATTGGCTGATGAAAGTCGCCTGTACTTGGGACGACGTGAAGGTTCTTCGCCAGGACATGGAGAAGAGCCACAGCAGCTCGACGAATCACTTCAGGATAAAACTGCTGCAGGCCGCTGCGCAAATGCAG GCAGCACTGTGTATACAAGACCTTGGACAATTATACCACAAGCCCATCAGAGATATTCAAGGCACCCTGGTCTTCTCCACGGTGAATTACATCAAGTCTCCGAAGTTGATCTCAGTGTTGAACAGCAGATGGCTGCCGTTGAGTAAAGTTACGAAAAAGGTGATTACCCACGAAGACAGCAATGTAGCAGATATTTTGATAGCCAGTATACAGGAGCAGATGACCTATCACCAAGTTAGCAGCATCAAGTTGTCGAAAGGGCTTTACCTTGGTTATCTGAAGATGCAGAGTAGCGTGGATCTTATTCAAGTCGTAGTACCGGCAAAATCGCCCAACGTTTTGCCACATTGCAAGATTCGAGACAACCCGCACGTCTCTGC CGAAGAATGGGATTACCTCAAAAGGATAACTCGTATTCATGCATCGGACAGTTCAGTGAAAGATTGCGAGGAGAAAGAAAACGTAACGAACGAGTCCCAAGGCACAGAACAGCAGAAGCTGTTCGTCGACCTGGTCGCGGCTACAGCCAGGCGATTGTTCAATCATATGGAGATCAGTCCTGATGATTCCTTGCTCCATCGTCTTTACGACGCTGAAGTTATCGACTTGACTCACGATGTGTCCTTTTTGATCGCCGTGCCTCCTGCAGAAACCGCCTGCTGTGTACCTGGAACCAGAGAAATCCTCCTTCAACGCGGAGATCTCTTGTCATTGCCCATTCAAGTGTTCGAGATGGTCCACCTGAACACCTATCAGAAAGAAGTGATCAACCGATACTCTAGATTGAGCTGCATCTTGGAACTGGACACAGCGCAGGCTCAGTACAATCACAGAGAAGCCTTCAGTTCACTAGAGTTGAGCGTAGCGAAGGATAAGTTAGCCAGGTTGCAAGATCTTCAGTCTCAAGTGAACACCGTGTGGAAAGGAGCCAGGTGGCTTATAGACGTGATCACGTTTGCGAGAGACCGCGGATCTTCACAGCAAAGC GGTTCGTCGCAGGCAGTCGGAATTTCAATGAAGCATCTGCTCAGCCTCGACAGAAACAGGAGCAACAGCAACAGCCTGAAGAGGAGCTTGCTCCAGTTACCACCGCGCGATCCGAAGCTGGTGAAATCTAGTCCAGGTCGTGGCAGCTGGCCAGGACCTAACGTGACCAATTCCTCCTCGAATTTGCTCACCACCGAGTTCAGTAAAAGCGAGCAACAATTACCCAGCGGCCAATACATCCGCAAAGGCAGCAACACGTCAAACGTCTCGACCGGCTCGGAACCGCCAAAGTCCTCTGTGCCCATGAGCAGCACCAGCAATCTTAGCAACACGACAAGCGCTGGCAGCAACAACCACCTGGTACCATTGCAGAACACGAGGTTACCGCCCTCCAAATCGGAGGATACACTGATTCTAACGAAATACAAACACAGTCCCAGAAATAGGTCAGCCACGATCACTTCCGCGTCGGCCAGCACCAGTCCTTTGCTCAGCATAAAGCCAATGATCTACGGTGGCTCGCTGCTAAGCGTCTCGACGGCAATGACAAACACGACGAGCCTGTTGAGCGTCAGCAATACCAATTCCGACAGTCTACACTCGCTGAGCAGCGACGAGTATTCGACGCCTAACTCGAGCGTTTGCATAAAGAGCGGCCACGCGAAGAGCAAGCCGACGAAACCGACGGCCACCGTCGCGGCCATGGCGACTGGCTCGTTGGAGAGTCAACTGGAGGAGGAGAAGGACGAGGCAACGATGATGCCAGCTCCTTTGCCTGGCATTCTTCAG GTTTACGCGGCCTACGAGACCGGGCTGGCCTCCGGTACCAGCTTGAAATTGCACGTGACACCGCGGACCACGGCCAGAGAAGTGGTGAACCTGGTTGTAAAGCAGCTGAACATGGCGGTCGTCTTGAAGGGGCAAGAGGGTCCCATCTACACGGCCGACGAGCTGCCGAATTTTTGCTTGGTGGCGGTGATCGGCGCCAGGGAACGTTGCCTCAGGGACGACTTCAAGCTGCTGCAACTGCAGAACCCCTGGAAGAAGGGACGATTGTACGTCAGACAGAAGCAAGACGTCCTCGCCGCCCTTGAGCACAGTAGCAAGCACACCGCGTATTTATAG